A region of the Enoplosus armatus isolate fEnoArm2 chromosome 8, fEnoArm2.hap1, whole genome shotgun sequence genome:
ataattaaacattatatgaaaaacaaaagacatctCACACTACAAATGAGTGGATGAGGTGTGGAAATCCTAAAACTCACCACCGCATCTTGTTGAAGTTCCACAAATGTCTGAACTTCAGCACACCTGTCCCCAAACAGATGGGATTATTTCACTGCTTTCTGATGTTACTGTCAAGAACTGTGTGATTTCAGTCCCCTGTCCTTACCCCAGATATGTGGGTCATCCATACAAGACTGGTGATTGGACAGAGTGATGAGGGGTGTGTCAGAGGGCCTCTGGTCAATCAGGTCCAACAAAACCTCGTGGTTGTGGACCGTCAAGCAGTTCATGTACTCTGAAGATTGTGAGGGAGAACGGCAGAACAAGAAGACGACTGAAAACTTGTGTGTTAGTTCGGTTAGAAAGTGAgaatactgtgtgtatgtgtatatattccAACTCACTGGTCCAGAAGTAGGAATAGGAGCCCACCAAGCCCATGATGAGTGAGCTGGAGATCCTCCATGCCAAAGCAGGGCACTGTGGGAACGGCCATCTGACCTCCAGGGGCATCACAGCACTCCACAGACactacatccacacacacacacacacacactctctctctctaacctgGCAAAACACAAACGGTGAGAAACTAAACACACgttgaaatgtttttagatTTGGTCTGAGTTAAAGGGGCACTTCAGAGTTTACACGCAACATTCAGTTTCAGCTCTTATGAGGCCCTGGAAGGagctagggactaaaagtcaggatatctcggcctctgctgcgtCCATGTTGACCTTTTCTTTAAACCATCTGGACAATAAAACCTGTCATTACTGAGTAATCTGTTGATTAACCAATTACATCatattaaatgaattaaagacAGTTTTTCCCCATCCATACACATGCATACCTTTTTCTACCACCTGAGCTGCAAAGTGTGATTAttgtataaatgtttatattgcATCTTCCTTGTGTTctcactttattattattattttttttatcttaatgcACTTTCTCGTTTATGTTGGTGCATATAGTATCTTCCTCATGTTGTCGTATTCTTTAATAATGACTTATCGATACTATTcagctgttcttcttctcctgctgtgacagtttacagttttcagCTAATCCCAGAAGTATGacctctcctctttcccatCTATCACACGATCTGTACTACATCTAAACCAGGAGTCTTCAGTCTGCAGTGCAGGAATATCCGCCTGCAGCACGGTGTCACTGAACTAACCAGTTATTATGGTTTCAGTTCCTGAGGTCACAATATTCAGGGTTATGTACAACAGCTGGCTGACGTTAGCCTGCTAGCTAACTGGTAGCCAAAGTTCACTTCAGACACATTCAGCtctcagagacacaaaacaccCTGTAAGATATAAAATCACAAACTGGTGAATCAAGAGGTGAGTAGCCGGTGTAGCTAACATTACACAGCAGCTGTACTGACAGTTATCCTTCTATTCATGACTCTGACTCTACTGTCGCGCCATTACGGCCACAAAACGGCCATTTTCCGCTCTTCAACATACTTATAAGGCAGCGTGAGGCTCTATGAGGCCTTATCGGATATATTTAAAGCCTTTAGTAACTCGGGAAGTACAGAAAACATCACAAGATCAAACATTTAGCTCACCTTTCTCCTGCTGACAGGTTGATGGTCACCGACCCCGGAACTAAATGTCCCGCACTGAATTGTGGGTATTGAAGGTCTTTGGGGAGAAGCCtcttgtaacttttttttttttttttttaacttttcatgAGGTTACGGCCTCATAAGTCATCATAAGGGACGTTGTGGACTACATATAACACGATCTGACGTGTTTAATGTAGTCCATATTCCACTTCCGTGTTGAGAAATGCGGATTTATGGGTAATGGATGCTGAGTAGGTCAAAAGTGAAGCGCCTCTAATCTGGAGCTCTGACCTGCTGTTGTTAGGCTTCCCCTTTATGGAGAATAACTGGAATAAAAATGGTTAACTGGTGATGAATATGGTGCTGATAATAACAGGATATATCCAGTAAAAAAGAATATTGTTTGTGATTTCTGcgaattaaaaaaagaaacatttaccATCTGTTCTTTCATTATATTTACCAAAAGAAAAGATTATGGATGCACGTTTTTACGTGGATAAagagattttctttgttttgaagacAACAAGAtagagaaatatatatttatacataaaaaATAGACTGACTTCTCACTGAACTTTGGACATCTTTGTCAAGAACTATCTGAATATGGCACCACAAATAGGTacattagaaaaacattttgttaaatacagaatgtgttttattttctttcaaatgtttttgtttcatttattatttaaaaaaaactatttatctTCTAATGTCCACTGGCTATGTCCCTATTTGTACACACTGTGTATTGTATGTACAAATTGTTCTGtcaataaagcaaaacaaaacaaaacaacaccaaaCCAAAGAATCGTGCGGGACAGCTTGTTTGCattatttctgctgttgttttgcacTAAGCTTTACTAAGAATTGGCTGCTTATACAGTGtatagaaataaatgttttacagaTCTCCCTGGATCTCCCCCTGGAACTGAGGCAGTATGGCACGGGTAAATCAGGGCCAGTTTGGTCCACTAGGGGGCAAACAGGAGCTGTGGGGCCCTACTGACGCCCCCAAGCCCCCATATATGTTTCCCCAAATACAGTTTGGCCAGTCAggtattaaaacatgttttatgatataatgtgatgatttgttttaattgcGCTGCACATCAGTGATGCACATTTCCAAGCAAATCATCACAAAGTAATTATGACTCAGACAAACAGGGGCTCTGGGACACTTTGCCTGTTTGGAAATCCAGCTCTGTGGAAAACAGTGGACACTCGCACTCTTTACATGGCGAATTCAAAACactttattcaaacattttaatcataAAGCTTATAAAAGTCCCCCGAGCCTGCACACAGGCCCAACAACCCTCTTCACTAGGCATGAATGAATCCTGACTTTTGGCAGAGCTTgtagattaaaaacaaaacttaaaccCATTCTAAACTGAATGGTACTACATGTATCATCTGACACCTTACAAACCTCACAAATAGTTTGTAATCccttaaaaagagagagaacaacaaaataatacattcataATTACGCTATATGTCAAAGTCATACATTCATAGATGTGCGTTCACATTGTCTGTTACTCACAAAAAGTGAGTGTAAAATTCTTGATTACAGGATgacaatttaaatttaaattaatttgtaaaaataaatgtaaaattacatttaagaaTACAACAACTCATTACATTTCAACATCCTAAAACACTTGTAACACAGTTTGTGGTACAGAGGAACTGATGGAAGTCAGCAGAGAGGGGCTGGTCCAGACTGGTGGCCAGTTACAGGCTTATCTCACCAACTGGGTGCGAGTGCGTTCAGTCCCTTTAATGCCACCTCAAACCCCAAAAAACAGGcctgagggaggaagaaaggaatgAGGTATTTCAGTGAGTAAATAATAGTCACCGGGCGGTGTAGGAGCAGAAATATAGGAGCAGAGTTTAAAGATTTACCGCGTTGGCAGGGAAGGCTCGCAGAAAGACAGCATTGAAGCCCTTATAGAGGGCTCTAGGTCCTTCTTCTCGGAGCAGCGTCCTCAGGACGTCGACCAGACCTCTGTACTTCCCatctgcagctgcacacacacacacacacacacacacacagataaaggaTGTAATTCTGGTCTTTGTGCAGTTTATGTCACAGATCAGCTCAGTCCTCCGTCATCAGCACCACCCTTCATCTCTCTGATGTCTTCTTCTTATTGTAAGCTAAGTGTTATTTAACCCtattcattatattttaaaaacgGGTGTTCTTACAATAATTTTTCTTTGGCCTCCAGAGCCTCTTTGATGCTCCtgtcgtctttttttttgtttttggtctgaaGGTTCCCAGTAAAACGTTCAGTAACTGAATTCTTCCAgaaggaaaatattttctgaCGTAGTGGACGGAGAGTTTCCAAGTTTTAATCCTGTGTGCCTGCATTAATTTGTGTATCAATATGCCtcaagaaaaatatatttttgagcATTTTTACATCAAATGCCTCTTTTTCCTTTATGGTTTCAGGCAGTCGCTCTACAGAGCGCAGGACGTTTGAATATAAAGGCTTACATTCCTTGTCTCTATTTCCCGTCCTGTCGAGAACATACTATTTCCTTTTTCAGCGCTCAGCGTGGAGCTTTACTCGGTCTCGGactctctcacctgtctggaAGTTGGATTTGAGGACGTCTGGCGGGAGAGCGATGGTCCAGTTCAGTATTCCTGCCACACCACCGGCCAGGAGGATGTTGGGAGTGCTGAGCTGAGAAACACTAACACGACACGTACAGTCAGAGGTGAGGATTACAGGCTTCTAAAAGACCCTCGTACGTTCTTTCTTCACTGTAACCATGGTTACGCACCTTTGACCCTCAGGTGTCAGGAAGTTTTTGAGGTATTCATACGTCAGGAAGTACAGGCCGTTAGAAGGCACAtctgagagagaggcagagagaatgTGAGGCTGTAAATCAACGCTGCCCTTTGGATTCAACAAGCACACACCTTTAAAACTCTGCTGGAAGTTACACAACGcttacagacatacatacagcacacacacaccagcagtaCGGGgcaactaagtacatttactcaagtactgtacattaCCAACTATTAAATTATGACATATCATTATGCATTAAGCTACTCAGCAGTATATAAGTTGGTTACAATCAGCTCCACTGTCatgtgatgaacacattaatgcatcagtaatagaATTAACATTACTCTGCATAATGAGTGCTGTCTTTTAGCAacagatctgagtacttcttgcACCACAGTGACGTTCACCTCTGATGAGAGTGAGCACGGTCCCTTTGTAGACGCTGCGGATCCCCTGCTTCTTATAGAGCCTGACCGCACAGTCAAGTGGACCCGAGTACTTCGACTGACCACCGCTGGCCTGCACCTGGAGAACACACATTTCTATACTTTACACTTCATTTATGTTCAGTTTAAGTATATAGACAGGGACGATGCAAGTAGCTTGAGTACCTGACtgttatacttctactccactacatctttttatatattgttCAGATAATCATTTAATAGTTTGATagccatttttcatgcaaactgccaaacatttcatggttgctgcttttcttgcaGCTTTTAATTGtcttaattttaatttattttgaataaagttgaggtttggactgtgaatttgtcactttgggctctgggtcattgtgacggcatttgtcactattttcctataccaaacaatcaattgattaatggagaaatcagcagatgaatccagaatgaaaagaatcattagttGCCGTCCgaaacagtaaaatcctgcttttacactTTACCTGCAGTAAACATTTGATCCTCTCTCCTGGAGCCACGATCACTGTAGTGAAGACCCCCGccagacagccagacaggaaTATTTGGGTGTGCCTGAATAGAATAGACTCACTTTcagagagctgaggggaactacaGAGTCATGTGACAATCAAAGAGTGAGTCCTCGTAGTCATTGTGTAAAATCAAATCACTAAAACatttagagcagctttaaaagaTGCTGTGGGCATCATTTTACCTTCAATCAATCATCATGATATTCTACAGtctctgcatgctaacatgctcacaatgacaaggCTACTTAGCAGATAcagtgtttaccatgttcaccatcttggtttagcgtgttagcatgttaacatttgctaattagcactaaacacaaagcacagctcaggctatttggtcataaaccaaagtattggacaacgATTCAGCCAGACGGGAAGATGAATGAGCGAACCACATGTGACACAACGCGGCAGAATaactgtcaacctgctggtggcgctagagggacagtcaggggatcaccagagtcattaggattcatcgtctggggaCCACGAACTGATTCTGAGACATCTTCCATTAGTACAGACACTAGCAGtctgttctctgtgtctttcGCTTTAGATTTGCTGGAATACTTCGCAGCTCAAAACAAACTTTCTCAAAAACAACTTTCCACACACACTTATCCTCTCCAGTAAAActtaacagaaaacaaatgtacGTGGAGCGTTgccagggagggggaggagggaccGGCGCTGCAGCACCGTCGACTTCACAGTCAAGGTGGTTTTGAGACACACAAGGACTGAGCAGTCACAAGGGCCGGGGCGAGATAGAGGCGACCGGCGGTCTCCAGCACCAGTGACATTGCCACATAcagatatagatagatagaggagcagctggagtcAAAATAAAAGGAGCTGACAGCAGGCGGTGGTGGGAGGTGGCAGGGTAACATGAGGAAAGGGGTGCAGAGGGGGTGTGTTGCTTCACATGAGCGAATGGTAGCAGAGGGGAGGGCGACCGCAGCACGGTTATATATAGAGCTCATATTCCAGGTattacaaacacactgcaaaagaAACACTCAAActaacacctgtgtgtgtgtgtgtgtgtgtgtgtgtgtgtgtgtgtgtgtgtgtgtgtgtgcatggtttTACTCACGTTAAGGGTTTGCCAGGGTCTGTCTGCTGGAGCTGTTTACCAAGACCGAACCCAAAGAAACTGATGGCCATCATAGGAGCCACGCCCGCCAGAGGAGCCCCCATACCTTTATAGAGGCCGAGGATaccctggacacacacacacacacacacaatcaactGTTGTGAGGCCTTTCAAtgagtgtgtttccatccacctgcaTTCATGAGTATTTTCGAtgtgaagaaaaacagccaaaagCTTTCCTGGCTTGGCTGAGGGGACATTATTGTAGCtaactttaaaaaacaatgtcagtgtTACTGATCTCTAATATCtattgggggtggggggctaaGACAACACACCGCGTCTCCAGTGTGAATCTTGACACTATATACtatcaatcaattatcaattatttttacactgaatttggatggaaacctgactAACTGTAataaacagtttgtgtgtgtgagtgtgtgtgtgtgagtgtgtgtgtgtgtgtgtgtgtgtgtgtgtgagtgtgtgtgtgtgtgtgtgtgtgtgttcacctcttTGGAGACGGTCTTGCGGAAGCAGTCATACGTTCCTGTGTAGAGGACATACTGAGTGCAGGAGGCTTTGGGCTGCGTCTGTAGCCTCACctggagaaacaaacagaaatgagtTGGAAAGATcagctatacacacacacacacacacacacacacacacatctctgaccATGTGTTTTGGAGGGGAGGATTGTTGGGACACAAGATAAAAAGGGGTGTTTCCCTTTTCATCTCCAGCTCAGGGTCACTGATAATAAACAGGGTGTGAGTGTCTGACAGTTGCTGTGAGAATCAGATTCAACAACACGCAGCAGCATTTAGATAAACAGCTgtgacataaaacacacagtcattagCTTAACAAGAGGCCACTGTGTAATGCTGAGTCATTGATTTAATGATGTATTGATGAAGCAGCAGGTTACACACAGTGGAAGAACCACTTAGTAAACACGCTCTAAATGAATGCAGCTGATAGTAAACGATTTGGGAGGTGTGTTATTTTACAAGTTTCTCGAAAGTTCTAGAAAGAAACTTTGCAATTTGAACTAATAATAGTTCATTGAAAGAAAAGCTACTTTCAAAACCGAGTAAATATTCATGAATTATTGGTATGTTTGTTGAACGGCTTGCCTGTAGAcagatttcacattttgtctgacTGATACTGGATTTCATGAAACAGATATCAATATTCATATAAATCTGATATATCAGCCAATAGTATGttgttttacataaacacataacatacatGTTTTAATAGGAGCccttaagtttgtttttttcaacaacTGTGACCAGAAGAGTGAGACATTTTATAGTTGAACTAAATAAAACCGATATATAAGTTATTTGGAATTCATGAACTGGAAGTGACCATTTGAACACTTCCTCTAGTTTCCTGGTGATTGGTACTGAACTACCTGTCGTTCTATCTGAAACTCTTCCTGGGAAATTATTCAGAAATTACAGACCTAAAATAAAGCGTTATCATGGAGTTCATAGGTTACCCACCTTCATTTACCACCACAACACATCACCATGACGCACGAACCTCCGACATAAAGTAACTCTACATGTTCATCGTGTTCACCATCATTactttaaacacaaagcacagctgatgTTGGTGTcggacaaatgaaaatgttgacctgatgatgatgatggtgatggtgatggatgaaaagttaaaagttattACGATTCATCCCGAGGGGAACACGAATGGATGTGTTGGAATAAAAGATGTATATATCCTGAACAGAAGGAGGCATTTACCGTCTCATGTGGTGCACCCTGCAGGGCACCTTGTCGCTGGTGTTCTGGGAACGACGTGGAAGCTTTAGCTATGAATAGAAACGTGTCACAATAACTCCCCTCGACTGAAAACGTTTCTTTTCTTCACCTCTTAAAACCTCAAGCTTTGCAGTCGTAGGCTGCTTGTGATTGGCTCATACTGAGTCACCAGCTGGACAACTGAAATAAGTCTGAATGGATCAAAGCTGGAAGCGACAAAAAGTCTGACTCTGAATCTCAAATGATACTAAAAGCAAATGTCTTTGATAAGAATGAACAAATTATTTAAAGAGCTGAGAAAAtaagtcaattaattgattagaaGATTGACAGGAAATTTATCAGCCACTATTTTGTTAATCGATTAGTTGTTTgagccattttttttaaaaaatgccaaaagattTGAAgcttttcattatttaatcTACTTGTAAACTAAATGTTTTGGGATGTTATAGCTAGCATACATGATTAACCGCTTAACTGATAAAGTAGTCAGCAGGTTAATTgagttttgggctgttggtcatTTTGAGCTctgggcaaataaaacagatatttatcactattttgtgacattttgtagacaaaACAATTTATCGGTGAATGAAGAAAAGAACTGTAGCCTAATCTATAACGACACATTCAGTAAATGTGACATCTTGTGACATGGCTGTCAGTTATCTGTTCTACATCTGCACCTGAGGAACATTAgtcattaatcaattagtcgattaatcaagtagtccacagacagaaaatgtattgaacAAAATGCCATttgctgcttccagctgctcagatgtgacgatgtgatgcttttctttgtttagtgTGATGCTGAACTGAATATCTGGACTGTCGGTCTAAACAAGAGAACAGATCATCTTTCTGGACAGAACAACCTGTAATAATCAATAATCTTCAGCAGCCCCAACCTGTTCTTCTCCCTTATAATCTGAAGCCACTacagctctgctgctgtccCTCTGGCAGCCGCCTCATGGCCTTGCTGACAGTTTAAGCTGATTTATCAATAATCCCCTGAACTCCTACATCTGATCTCTGACTTTTTACACGGTGAATCTCTTTACAGTCAAAGAAATCTACAAAAACAGCCCCAAACAGGAAGTATAACAAACAAGTATCAAACACAGGAGTGATGCCCTCCAACACTCAGATAAACTTGAGTTAAACTACAGCGGCTATAAACCGCGTTAAGTCCAGACAGTCAGTCACCTTGATGGTGTCCAGCGGGTGTCCGGCCAGCAGCAGGCAGGCTCCGGCGACCCCCCCAGCCACGAAGTTCTTGAGCGGAGAAACTCTTGACTCTTCGCCCATCCTCTCCCCCGCATGGCCAGCCCAGACAGCCGGGCCACGGTCCACTTCACACCGCCGAGACAGCCCGCACAcaccgcctctctctctctgtgtgtgtgtgtgtgtgtaagacactctgtctgtctgtctgcctgcctctatacctgtctgcctgtctgtctgtctgctgccacGTACAGTGAGACGCTGGACTTTGCCTTCAGACAGCTGAGAGGGACCGAGAACTACTTTCCTGTAAACAGTTCCTACTTTAGTACACACTCACCTCTTAATATTACTATAAAACTCACAAGTATTACTGCGGCTGCTACTTCATACAcactgagtgtgagtgtgtgcgagtgtgtgtgagtgtgtgtgagtgtgtgtgtgtgtggttatacACTCTCTCTGTACAGACTACAGTACAGTTACTATATCTACTGactcagacagagaaacagcgGCCTCTGGCGGTGATATCGGATAtcgtataaataaataaaatctatagTTCAAACTTGgtgtaaagtacatttactttaaagTACTGTGtttaagtataattttgaggtacttgtagttTACTTGAGTCTTTTATTTCTATGCCTCTTTATAcaacaattcagagggaaatattatactttataAATAACGTtaataaagtacagctgaagcgAATAGatgattaactgattagtcgactgacagaaaatgaattgagcaaaaattccaaacatttcatggttccagcttctcaaatgtgacgatcttctgcttttcctttcaGTCATTGagatttggactgttggttggacaaaacaaagcattgtGAAGCATTGTCCCTTTGAGCTCTGGATAATTGTGTCGACATTTCtcaatattttcagattttttacaaaccaaacaatcaatggattaatgaataaaactatataatatacaatatataaccCATAcattacagtatacagtatataagtatatttaaatgcaaatacatttgtgcttttaattTTAAGTAAAATTattcaatgcaggacttcttGTAGTGttgtaaatgatctgaataccaCTGCTATTcaataaaataagcaaaaaaagataaactatattttatttacagttaatattcTCACAAAAAGATGTGAGAATAAATCATGAATGAAGATAACGCAGTGCCTTGTTGTAAAGATACAGATACAACATTATGAGTTTCTATCAAGGAAACTAAACATGCTTTTAAGTAGGACTGCACTAACACCAGACAGAGGTTAACATGGAGTTTCTATTCTTATATCctacttctgtttttgttatagGCCTACTACCATTAATATAGAAATCGCAATTATCAGTTTCACTATCATAACTTTTTAAGTGCCACATTGATACTAAAAACACAGGCTAAATGATCATTTCATTTACCcagaaaacatgcagagggAGATGCAGATTGATTGTATGTTGTGGTCAGATGTGGGGTGAACAGCTGTGCTACATGTTGCTGGTATAGAGTGTTAAAGAAGCGCAGAAGTGACTCTAATCTGATTTAACTTGTGTTTCCtgattattatttgtttgtgtttataggTTTATTTGCACACGTTCCTAAAGACCGTCACTATCACTGTCTTTAACTCGTTTCAATAAAGCaacgacaaaaaaaacaacaaaacaaaaaaaacatccgGCGCGCCCATCTACGTCATCAACAGGCGCCTGCAAACCGCACTAGCGGGAATTTGACAGTGTCGAAACAGAAACGGCTGAGGAGTTTGCATTTAGGCAAAGTGAGTGGATATTTCACTGGTCGGGTTGTGTAATACTCTGgtgaagctgctgcagtgtgctCAGACGGACTAGTGAATGTTAAACCTAACCTAAATCTGACTTGTAACTAAAGTTAGTTAACTTAGCTAACGCTGACAGGTTACCTAGCTAGCGTTACTTTAGCATCAGCGTTCGCCGTGCCACTTCCGCGTCCTCTGGCTCGTTTTAATTCTGTTATTTCGTTGTGTTTTTCAGGCAGCGTGTCGCCATGACGCAGAGAAAGAGGCTGTCCACCACACAGAGCTCCTCTCAGAGCAGAGTAAGTGCGCTTCTCTCACTCACACGTCCTCATTGCATCGATTAACTTCAGACTCAGCATTCATGGATAGTGCAAGTGTGGAAACAATTTCATAAACGGCTCTTCAATATTAATGCAACCACCTTGCAAATAGATAAAGCACCTAAATGAAGCTTCTCCTCAAAAGGGTTAGGGCAGCAACTAAAGATTACtttcattaatgattaatctgctgattattttcttaattaatcgCTTGAAGATCCACTCCAGACATCTTTTATGACTTATACAACATTCTGTTTTAAATAATATGTGTCTGATATGGtttgtcaaaaagaaaagttacaTCTGCTCCGTCtacctcattaaaaaaaaaatccagaatctgTGGTCCCATAAATATTTTTCACTTCTCAAGTTTAACTAAtagacacaagatgtctcccaCTATTTCTCAGTGTCTCGTGTGAGAATGATCCTTACACTGGAGTTGTGCAAGACAATTTGACAATGGTTTAATGGTTTCAGCTGATGTCTTTGCATGTAGAGACAGCCGGGCATCTTAGTGGctcaggaggaagatgaagaccCAACCTTCACACAGCCGAGTACGTCGCAGGTCCACAGGGGGCTGGAGAAGCTCACACCTGCACAGGTCGACCAAAAGGTGACAGACACGCAGAAATTTATTTTGGATgatcaaaaaacatcaaaaagttttcttttccttATGATTTACTCACACAtgccgtctgtctgtcctgcagaCAGCTGAGGTGGTGCAGTACTTCTTGGTGAAGGACCAAAAGAAGATTCCCGTACGGCGAGCAGGTACAGCCACATATGTTCACTGTGTGATAACAAGTTAATTACTGTACGACATGTGTCTTAAGAAAGCAAACTGTGTGGCATGTCAGATGCTGCGATGAATGTCTGGTGAATCATATCGCTATgattaaagaagaagaaaaacggATGCAAGCAGAAGTGTGATGAGCATCACCAATCTTTGTCGTTATcatgatttgaaaatgtcaccaaaCAATAAATAAGCTTTAGCTGCAGTGCTGACAGTTATATTCATCAGAAAGTcttgaaagaggaggagagagtgaagcCGGTTGTGGTCAGAGACAGTTTGAGGCTGTTGCCCTCTCTGTTTGAGGAGAGAAGTTTTAGCAGTAGCATAATGTTAGCTTGCCAGTGTATTCAGCATCATTTCACGTCATattctgattgtttggtttgaaatCCGGGTCGTAGCAGCAGTCACAGTGTGGGATGCTGGTCCTAAATTTCAGAACCTGTCTTCAGTTACCAAACCTCTAAATCGGCCACCGGTGGACGTGTGTCTCACACTGTGATCTAAGACCACTGTTTATGATTCATGATTTAAGATCTCTCCACGTTTCTGTCGTGATTGTCAACTTTCGTCTGGGACaacccaaaatgtgttttcatacttttacatacatgttctgtcttttcagaTCTTGTGAAACACGTGGTGAAGGAGTACAGAAACATCTACCCCGAGATCATCAAGAGAGCAGCGTGTACTTTTGACAAGGTGTGTTGACTCAGGATCAGTGGCAACACTGGAATCAGCCAAACAAAGAAATATCACGGAAACATTAAAATCTGTCACAATGCTTGTTATAAACAGGTATTTGGCCTTCAA
Encoded here:
- the LOC139289129 gene encoding mitochondrial carnitine/acylcarnitine carrier protein — protein: MGEESRVSPLKNFVAGGVAGACLLLAGHPLDTIKVRLQTQPKASCTQYVLYTGTYDCFRKTVSKEGILGLYKGMGAPLAGVAPMMAISFFGFGLGKQLQQTDPGKPLTHTQIFLSGCLAGVFTTVIVAPGERIKCLLQVQASGGQSKYSGPLDCAVRLYKKQGIRSVYKGTVLTLIRDVPSNGLYFLTYEYLKNFLTPEGQSVSQLSTPNILLAGGVAGILNWTIALPPDVLKSNFQTAADGKYRGLVDVLRTLLREEGPRALYKGFNAVFLRAFPANAACFLGFEVALKGLNALAPSW